A genomic window from Glycine max cultivar Williams 82 chromosome 17, Glycine_max_v4.0, whole genome shotgun sequence includes:
- the ALDH11A3 gene encoding NADP-dependent glyceraldehyde-3-phosphate dehydrogenase, whose product MAGSGTFAEIIDGDVFKYYAQGHWNKSSSGKFVPIINPTTRKTHFKVQACTQKEVNRVMESAKTAQKSWAKTPLWKRAELLHKAAAILKEHKAPIAECLVKEIAKPAKDAVTEVIRSGDLVSYCAEEGVRILGEGKFLVSDSFPGNERTKYCLTSKIPLGVVLAIPPFNYPVNLAVSKIAPALIAGNSIVLKPPTQGAVAALHMVHCFHLAGFPEGLISCVTGKGSEIGDFLTMHPGVNCISFTGGDTGIAISKKAGMVPLQMELGGKDACIVLEDADLDLAAANIVKGGFSYSGQRCTAVKVALVMESVANTLVKRINDKIAKLTVGPPEIDSDVTPVVTESSANFIEGLVMDAKEKGATFCQEYVREGNLIWPLLLDNVRPDMRIAWEEPFGPVLPVIRINSVEEGIHHCNASNFGLQGCVFTRDINKAMLISDAMETGTVQINSAPARGPDHFPFQGLKDSGIGSQGITNSINMMTKVKTTIINLPAPSYTMG is encoded by the exons ATGGCTGGCAGTGGCACCTTTGCAGAGATCATAGATGGTGATGTGTTCAAGTACTATGCACAAGGCCATTGGAACAAGTCCTCTTCTGGAAAATTCGTTCCCATCATCAATCCAACCACTAGGAAGACCCACTTCAAGGTCCAAG CTTGTACACAGAAAGAGGTTAATAGGGTCATGGAATCAGCAAAAACAGCTCAAAAATCATGGGCCAAGACTCCACTGTGGAAAAGAGCAGAGTTGCTTCACAAGGCTGCAGCAATACTGAAGGAGCACAAAGCACCTATTGCTGAGTGTCTTGTAAAGGAGATTGCAAAGCCAGCTAAGGATGCTGTCACTGAG GTGATCAGATCAGGGGATTTGGTGTCATATTGTGCTGAGGAAGGGGTGAGAATTCTTGGGGAAGGAAAATTTCTGGTCTCTGATAGTTTTCCGGGCAATGAAAGAACCAAATACTGTCTCACTTCCAAG ATTCCACTGGGAGTTGTTTTAGCCATTCCACCTTTCAACTATCCTGTTAATCTGGCTGTTTCAAAGATTGCTCCAGCGCTTATTGCTGGAAACTCCATTGTTCTTAAACCCCCCACCCAG GGTGCTGTTGCTGCACTACATATGGTGCATTGCTTTCATTTGGCTGGTTTCCCCGAAGGCCTTATTAGCTGTGTGACAGGAAAGGGTTCCGAGATTGGTGATTTTCTTACAATGCATCCGGGGGTGAACTGCATAAG TTTCACTGGTGGGGACACTGGAATAGCAATATCAAAGAAGGCCGGCATGGTTCCTCTTCAAATGGAATTGGGTGGAAAAGATGCCTGCATTGTTCTTGAAGATGCTGACTTGGATTTGGCAGCTGCTAACATTGTAAAAGGAGGCTTTTCCTACAG TGGTCAAAGATGCACAGCTGTAAAGGTTGCTCTGGTCATGGAATCGGTTGCCAACACTCTTGTAAAGAGAATCAATGATAAAATTGCAAAGTTAACTGTTGGACCTCCTGAGATTGACAGTGATGTCACACCAGTTGTCACCGAATCCTCCGCTAACTTCATTGAAGGGTTGGTAATGGATGCTAAGGAGAAAGGAGCAACATTCTGCCAGGAATACGTAAGGGAGGGAAATCTCATTTGGCCATTGCTGTTGGATAATGTTCGTCCCGATATGAGGATAGCATGGGAGGAGCCATTTGGACCAGTTTTGCCAGTTATCAGGATAAATTCTGTTGAAGAAGGAATCCACCATTGTAATGCTAGCAATTTTGGCCTTCAG GGATGTGTCTTCACAAGAGACATTAACAAAGCAATGCTGATCAGTGATGCAATGGAGACAGGAACAGTTCAAATTAATTCAGCACCAGCTCGTGGACCTGATCACTTTCCTTTTCAG GGTCTGAAGGATAGTGGAATTGGTTCTCAAGGGATCACCAACAGTATTAACATGATGACAAAGGTTAAGACTACAATAATCAACTTGCCAGCACCTTCTTACACTATGGGATGA